A window from Rhea pennata isolate bPtePen1 chromosome 1, bPtePen1.pri, whole genome shotgun sequence encodes these proteins:
- the LOC134141386 gene encoding collagenase 3-like, whose product MMQSRLSAVFFFLLGLSFCLTIPIPVEDSHEFTEKDLQFAEHYLRTHYDLRPNPAGVMRKSANTVASKLREMQAFFGLEVTGKLDEETYELMQQPRCGVPDVGEYNFFPRKLKWSKTNLTYRIMNYTPDLSRAEVDRAFKKAFKVWSDVTPLNFTRIRSGTADIMISFGTKEHGDFYPFDGPSGLLAHAFPPGPDYGGDAHFDDDETWSDDSRGYNLFLVAAHEFGHSLGLEHSRDPGALMFPIYTYTGKNGFVLPDDDVQGIQELYGAGDRDPNPKHPKTPEKCDAELSLDAITELRGEMLIFKDRFFWRLHPQMVDAELVLLKSFWPELPNKIDAAYENPIKDLVFMFKGKKVWAMNGYDIIEGFPKKIYEMGFPKEMKRIDAAVHVKDTGKTLFFTGNKYWSYDEEKEVMETGYPRLIEEEFPGIGDRVDAVYQRNGYLYFFNGSLQFEYSIWSKRIVRVLHTNSIFWC is encoded by the exons ATGATGCAATCAAGACtctcagctgttttctttttcttgttggGTTTGTCATTTTGCCTGACAATCCCTATTCCTGTTGAAGATAGCCATGAATTCACAGAGAAAGATCTTCAGTTTGCAGAG cACTATCTCAGGACTCACTATGATCTCCGTCCAAACCCTGCTGGCGTAATGAGAAAGAGTGCCAACACAGTGGCATCTAAACTTCGAGAAATGCAAGCTTTTTTTGGCCTTGAGGTGACTGGAAAATTAGATGAAGAAACATATGAGCTGATGCAGCAACCAAGATGTGGTGTCCCAGATGTGGGGGAATATAACTTTTTCCCTAGAAAACTCAAATGGTCAAAAACTAACTTGACATACAG AATTATGAATTACACTCCAGATCTGAGCCGTGCTGAAGTAGACAGAGCTTtcaaaaaagcattcaaagtTTGGTCTGATGTGACACCACTTAACTTTACTAGAATACGGAGTGGAACAGCTGATATCATGATCTCCTTTGGGACTAAAG AACATGGTGACTTTTACCCCTTTGATGGCCCTTCTGGcttgctggctcatgctttCCCTCCTGGTCCAGACTATGGAGGAGATGCCCATTTTGATGATGATGAAACTTGGTCAGATGATTCCAGAG GGTATAACTTGTTTCTTGTTGCTGCCCATGAATTTGGTCATTCGCTCGGGCTTGAACACTCCAGAGACCCTGGAGCTCTGATGTTTCCTATTTACACatatactggaaaaaatggttttgtgCTTCCTGATGATGATGTTCAAGGGATCCAAGAACTCTATG GTGCTGGAGACAGAGATCCAAACCCCAAACATCCAAAAACGCCGGAGAAATGTGATGCAGAATTGTCTCTTGATGCAATAACAGAACTTCGTGGAGAAATGCTTATCTTCAAAGACAG GTTTTTCTGGCGACTGCACCCTCAGATGGTTGATGCAGAACTGGTGTTACTTAAATCATTTTGGCCAGAGCTTCCAAATAAAATCGATGCAGCTTATGAAAACCCCATCAAAGATCTTGTGTTCATGTTTAAGG gaaagaaagtcTGGGCTATGAATGGTTATGACATAATTGAAGGCTTTCCTAAAAAGATATATGAAATGGGATTcccaaaagaaatgaaaagaatagaTGCAGCTGTCCACGTTAAAGACACTGGCAAGACTCTCTTTTTTACTGGAAATAAGTACTGGAG TTATGATGAAGAGAAAGAGGTTATGGAAACAGGCTACCCCAGACTGATAGAGGAAGAATTCCCAGGAATTGGTGACAGAGTGGATGCAGTCTATCAAAGAAATG gTTATCTCTACTTTTTCAATGGATCATTGCAGTTTGAATACAGCATCTGGAGCAAAAGAATTGTCCGTGTCCTGCATACTAATTCCATATTCTGGTGCTAA